The following proteins are encoded in a genomic region of Desulfosporosinus youngiae DSM 17734:
- a CDS encoding ABC transporter ATP-binding protein, translating into MLVEVKNLVKRYKDLLAVDNVSFTIEECEIFGLLGPNGAGKTTAINALIGMTRLDSGEIKIFGKNFKDHELDIKRDLGVVPQDLAIFEDLTAHENLCYFGRLYGLKGSLLKERVEEALKLTGLLEKKKEYPRKYSNGMKRRLNIACAIVHHPKLIIMDEPTVGIDPQSRKHILQSVKHLNKMGATIIYISHYMEEVEEICKRVVIMDQGRVIAKGTKDELKALMTSDQRVVIVLSALNYTLVDNIKKLSGVKEACVNGNELTVVSQKNSKNLHRIIDYVTESSEIIALNVEQPSLETVFLTLTGRSLRD; encoded by the coding sequence ATGTTAGTTGAAGTGAAAAATCTGGTTAAACGCTACAAAGATTTGCTAGCTGTTGACAATGTCAGCTTTACCATTGAAGAGTGTGAGATTTTTGGCCTCTTAGGTCCAAACGGGGCGGGTAAAACCACTGCCATAAATGCTTTAATTGGGATGACAAGGTTGGACAGCGGTGAAATAAAAATTTTTGGCAAGAATTTTAAGGATCATGAGTTGGATATCAAGAGGGATTTGGGTGTTGTACCTCAGGATTTGGCCATATTTGAAGACCTCACCGCCCATGAAAACCTTTGCTATTTTGGAAGGCTCTACGGTTTAAAAGGATCACTCCTTAAGGAACGGGTGGAGGAAGCCCTGAAGTTGACCGGTCTGCTGGAGAAGAAGAAAGAGTACCCTAGAAAGTATTCCAATGGGATGAAAAGAAGGCTTAATATTGCCTGCGCCATTGTCCATCATCCTAAGCTGATCATTATGGATGAACCGACTGTAGGAATAGATCCCCAGTCCAGAAAACACATCCTCCAATCAGTTAAACATCTAAACAAAATGGGCGCCACCATCATTTATATCTCCCATTATATGGAGGAGGTAGAAGAGATCTGTAAGAGAGTCGTCATCATGGACCAGGGGCGGGTTATCGCTAAAGGAACCAAAGATGAACTTAAGGCCCTGATGACAAGTGATCAAAGGGTAGTCATAGTGCTTTCCGCTCTGAACTATACCTTAGTGGACAATATTAAAAAGCTTTCAGGAGTGAAAGAGGCCTGCGTCAATGGCAATGAGTTAACAGTTGTTTCCCAGAAGAACAGCAAGAATCTTCACAGAATCATTGACTATGTAACCGAAAGCAGTGAAATTATAGCACTCAATGTAGAACAGCCCAGCCTGGAAACAGTGTTCTTGACCTTAACAGGCAGGTCATTAAGGGATTAA
- a CDS encoding ABC transporter permease, with protein MSIFQITYYTLLRNIRNWKLLLLLVIVPLLTCIMDANLMTNRNEGLKFEKAKIAYFNDDSSSVAAELDQFLHTKEILTSFEVQRVNSLAEGNRLVTSGKIEALIYLENNSSPSPKGGQKTIIEIVSNRENSPTRLIVESFINSVNASTAFHQSGGNSKIAGVSSGIKQIAVSPTGKMLKDADKFSLLGLLEMISFGALLGCFSVVNSIKKNTLIRFKISPINSLSYVSGQFLSNFLTLCPSYGLLIAFFYYVWGAFMKGNILTFIMAFLLFTVIMTALGMIAGYLTKKTGLGALVTVCSVCFLTAAAFVQALGTAQGFLKGILFLSPQNHIYIIITDTIFDGPASRIHGSLISLAILAAVLTPMTLLMGRRKAV; from the coding sequence GTGAGTATTTTCCAAATTACCTACTATACACTACTTAGAAATATTAGAAATTGGAAATTATTGCTTTTGCTTGTAATAGTACCTTTGCTGACGTGCATAATGGATGCGAATCTCATGACTAATAGGAATGAAGGTCTAAAGTTTGAAAAGGCTAAGATCGCTTATTTTAACGATGATAGTAGCTCAGTCGCCGCAGAGCTTGATCAGTTTCTCCATACCAAGGAAATCTTGACTTCTTTCGAAGTCCAGAGGGTAAATTCTTTGGCTGAAGGGAATCGGCTGGTGACAAGTGGAAAAATAGAAGCCTTAATTTATCTGGAAAATAATTCTTCCCCAAGCCCAAAGGGGGGCCAAAAAACAATTATCGAGATAGTGAGCAATAGAGAAAATTCGCCAACTCGTTTGATAGTTGAAAGCTTTATCAATTCGGTCAACGCTTCTACGGCATTTCATCAAAGCGGAGGGAATAGTAAAATAGCGGGAGTCTCCAGTGGCATCAAGCAAATTGCCGTTTCGCCGACTGGGAAAATGTTAAAAGATGCGGACAAATTTTCCCTTCTTGGGTTATTGGAGATGATCTCTTTTGGAGCTTTATTAGGTTGCTTTTCCGTCGTCAACAGTATTAAAAAGAATACCCTGATCAGATTTAAAATCTCGCCGATCAACAGCTTATCCTATGTCAGCGGACAATTTTTAAGTAACTTTCTAACTCTTTGCCCCAGTTATGGATTGTTAATTGCCTTTTTTTACTATGTATGGGGGGCGTTCATGAAGGGGAATATCTTAACCTTCATTATGGCATTTTTGCTGTTTACGGTTATTATGACGGCTTTGGGTATGATTGCCGGTTATTTGACGAAAAAAACAGGCTTGGGTGCCTTAGTTACCGTATGTTCTGTTTGCTTCCTTACAGCAGCGGCGTTTGTACAGGCACTTGGTACTGCTCAAGGATTCTTGAAAGGGATTCTCTTCCTTAGCCCGCAAAATCACATCTATATAATTATTACGGATACGATATTTGACGGTCCAGCTTCCAGGATACATGGGTCATTAATTTCGCTGGCCATACTTGCGGCAGTTTTAACCCCAATGACACTTCTGATGGGCAGGAGGAAAGCAGTATGA
- a CDS encoding ABC transporter permease, which produces MTILIGNLRRIFKRKLRVFVIVLLPAIALLLISPSIFDRGQTLIIGIADQDKTEFTTLLKRNLALQTKIVDITQDQINNEIFNSKVDYVIAFDKGFTARLLKGEDVEAKGYYLKDSIQSLPVQNYVQSYISSAKRIAVATVGDEQRFYEGLQNNSAAYLQSEYKVFAKIERQKSYYLLGTFIEIILMTSVMFIMLILTDKENKTFYRTITAPVSLRNYMFQNILSFLLVSMIQVILGFMVLKVLMGIYMGSSGLLMFLLLFTASVLAVSIGVVVSSISKSIIQASFLGLFSTFILALLGGCLWEHDLTTNLIRTIGKFTPVYWVMDAVSKVLQEQGLLAISGDILIALLFAMVFFFLGTWRKEDIK; this is translated from the coding sequence ATGACAATTTTGATTGGTAATCTAAGGAGGATATTCAAAAGAAAGCTCCGGGTTTTTGTTATCGTACTTTTACCTGCAATTGCGTTATTGCTTATTAGTCCGTCCATATTTGATAGGGGTCAAACCCTAATTATCGGCATTGCAGATCAAGATAAAACAGAATTTACGACATTGCTTAAAAGAAACCTTGCTTTACAAACTAAGATAGTGGATATAACTCAAGACCAAATAAACAACGAAATATTCAATTCCAAGGTTGACTACGTAATCGCTTTTGATAAGGGTTTTACGGCGAGATTGCTTAAGGGTGAAGACGTAGAGGCTAAGGGTTATTATCTCAAGGACTCAATTCAATCCCTGCCTGTCCAAAATTATGTCCAAAGTTATATTAGTTCTGCCAAGAGAATTGCTGTAGCAACGGTTGGCGACGAACAAAGATTTTATGAAGGTCTGCAGAATAATAGTGCTGCGTATCTCCAATCGGAATACAAAGTCTTTGCTAAAATTGAAAGGCAAAAATCCTATTACTTACTTGGAACATTTATTGAAATTATCCTTATGACCTCGGTAATGTTCATTATGCTGATCCTAACTGACAAAGAAAATAAGACTTTTTACAGAACGATTACTGCTCCGGTATCGTTAAGAAATTACATGTTCCAGAACATTTTAAGTTTTTTACTTGTTTCAATGATCCAGGTAATTTTGGGATTTATGGTACTGAAGGTTTTAATGGGAATCTATATGGGAAGTTCCGGCTTGCTAATGTTTTTGCTTCTCTTTACAGCTTCGGTTTTAGCTGTTTCCATCGGAGTTGTCGTAAGTTCGATTTCCAAAAGTATTATCCAAGCTTCTTTTCTGGGTCTATTTAGCACCTTTATCCTGGCCTTGTTAGGTGGCTGCCTTTGGGAACACGACTTGACGACAAATCTAATAAGAACGATTGGTAAGTTTACACCCGTTTATTGGGTTATGGATGCGGTTAGCAAAGTCTTACAGGAACAGGGTTTATTGGCGATAAGCGGGGATATATTGATAGCGCTTTTATTTGCGATGGTGTTCTTTTTCTTAGGGACGTGGCGAAAAGAAGATATCAAATAG